One Apium graveolens cultivar Ventura unplaced genomic scaffold, ASM990537v1 ctg8079, whole genome shotgun sequence genomic window, ctaagcaggttgcacaattcctgtgggaaaacattatgtgccgatatggaattccccgtatcctcgtcactgacaatggaacacaattcaacaacgaagaattcaagaagtattacgaagaaaatgaaattgagttacggttcacctctgtggctcacccgcaagccaatgggcaagcagaggtagcaaatcggataatcctggatggactaaagaagaggatcgaaaagtcaagaaataactgggtggatgagatacttcccatattgtgggcctataggactacctgtagagtcacgacaaatgcaactcctttcatgttggcatatggggcggaagcggtagttcccgtggagatatcacattcttctccaaggattcaggcttttgatgagaaagaaaatgaggaagggcagaagttagccctggatctaatcgatgaagtacgagataaagcacacgcaaagatagtagaatatcagaaaaaggcttcattctactacaacctaagggttaaagagaggtttttcaaacaaggtgacctagtcttgagaaaaatagaggcttctggtgtcggccagaaaggaaagcttgccccaaattgggaagggccatatagagtcaagagcgttcagggtagaggaacctacaagctggagactatggatggttttgaagtcccgagaacctggcacgcacaaaacctgaaggtttactacgtgtgagatggtcgaagtacgattttCACTCGTcgggatggcgagtaggttgaaaagcaccttgaagctttgcttgcttaggatttatatgttttagttttattactaaatttattaagacttgtgtaagggacgaatcccagacaattttatgaaattcataagttcttcaaagtatgtttgtggcctaacaaataaaaatcaaatgcatggatgcaagcataaaaggtgataaatgaaatagatctgatagatgttacaaaagtttgataaataaagtctcgaaaataaaaaaagccacgcagggctgaaaaagctctaaggagctgaagtaccctcggcatccatatcatcgtcctctccactctcgctggatgtctctgtcgtctcggaggaggaggaagagctgtcgtcctcagcaggtctggaagaagactcgggaggaggaaggagtggatcctgaggaacatggtcggagacaactactcgggtacgaaacctctgtagcaaagcctcgtcatcaggacagatatagtccgccgggttaatatcaggacaagcctcgttcacggtcccaagggccgtgtcccaaccagtcctaaaaaactcgggaaagactgaatcatccctaatcctcatagattgggcaaactcctccgagtccagatagttgtctatagccttatccttatccgcccgaagtaccaccagctcggcgttagactctccgagttcttcctccttgcgcttgagcttcttctccagggtagcatacttcttctgctgcctcctgagggcattatcggccttatcagaagcccgcttccatgattcggcttgcctcacagcgccttgaaagtaggcgttagactgaaacaaaacaattaacaaagtataaggcaagaaagtgctacaagaacgagaaataagtttaaaaaagagaaggcataccgaagccaaagattgggctcccatgagcttaatcctctcaaggtcaggggtggccaccacatcagtaaagtcctttggagtcacgctatggtaggaccaatcccaagcatgcttcgtggaaccaaccacggtatcccctcggcggaatccccagagaggctgaaaggcgcctgtagcagcagcagcaggggcagcagcagtgataggagcattatggccctcagctccttcagttgaagcctcccccataggctccttgtgctttctcaagaagataggctctgtcgcctttcctcgggtgtctaggcctgctaaccgagctttcttcatcctagctgtttcctcgaccaaggggacattgtcctcgttaatctctttagcagctgaaacaaagcaaaagacaaaataagtgatgttaataatgcgtggaataaagaaaaattgagaagggaagagaaataccctgttgagaaacagaggatagtcccacatgaatcagggaaaactcttctaaaagagtccagctggtggtggtgccatcatcctgagtgagcccattataaatgatagtttcttcaggagttaagtgaatggatttgaggctaccatcactgaccttcccgaaggaagatcgaaagagcgtgccccaatcgccattctcccaacgtaacccgacgaaactattcctccaatttggattattatcaggaatagaggcgctgttaaagatatgtttgcttttgggcctttgtttgacataaacccagccacaaatattggaagaactattgtaacattgaaagactttcctaaaaacggctacagaaagaggaaagccctccctaagacaacaaaccataaaacatagaatattcctccaggcgtttgaaggaagctgacacgggttgatttgtaagtcagccaaaagatgagggataaaaggatggaaagggaacctaagcccagcattaagggcgtcggtatagatgaagagagtatcaggcctccagtggcaagtacgatcaccaccagagactggaactagtctaaaggggggagggacgttataacgagcatttagtttattgaaatctatgttatgccaagtattacagtgattaaaggagtcgagatgtgcagtggaaggatattcatcccccctagtgttaatcatatcgatcaaagacatatacgaagaacgaatatcgatatccttacctcgttttgaagccgaggctatctttgccgccctctcggaattcttgtcagccattagaaagctagaaaaagcctgaaggagaggttggaaaactaaaggagggatttgagagaggaaaggctagaaagttggaggaaggatgagaagaaatttgttggatgattgaagaaatgaaatgagaggtgtgaggaatcacactctcatcccacctctttatagccaagaagaaggggatttgggcctcaaaaaagcccatatgggcccaaaaatggaaggatctggaatgttccagaatattttagaaaagtcttagaaaagtatggaaaaatctggaatgatatggaagattccagaatattctggaagtcAGGCTTAAGAGTTCAAGCCCAACCCAAGTTTGAACGGGCTTTGGAATTAAAGCATGATAGAGGCCCAGTCCAAGAAAGCCCAGAaaaagggcccaattagttgACAAATAAGGCCCAGATTTAAGAAATAGGCCTATGAAGCCCAGTAAGAGGATAAGCCCAGTTAAAATGAGCTCAAAAGAATACAGCCCAGGATAAGGGCCCAAATCATAGAAATATGCAAGAAATTAATAGATTACAGACCAATTCGACCAGGAAACACAAAGGAATCCTGATCAAAACTCCTGAGGTCGAAATCTTGTCGATCAGggctgaaaaataagcttaattcgacctgaattgagactcattcgactagaaatcaactgaaaaccctggtcgaaacaatcctgctcgaaatagcttcgaccaaggcaagaaaggcggctaattcggtcaaaacaaaGAATTCTGACCTCAAACCCTGACCAAAAAAtttcctggtcgaaaaagggaaAATAGCTGTTTTATTCGATCAAGAATGGCAGAATGTTTTTGACCCGGTCGACCAGGAAACCAaataaaatcctggtcgaatgagccctgcccgaatttgcatcgacctgggcaacaaatgaaggttaattcggtcaaaaacggagatcctgaccgaaaagggcgaaaatcctagtcgaaaaaaaagggggaaaaaaatcctggccgaaattcgaccaggacctctgctcgaatattcctgctcgaatttccttcgaccagggctgaaagaaggttaattcgaccaggatcctggccgaatggattcctggtcgaaaactgtattaaaaaaaaaaaatcaggaaattccttaaaataatttttgaagaatgttaatattttcagaaattaaggaataaatccagaaattaaggataaattccagaaattaagaaataaatccagaaattaaggataaattccagaaattaaggataaatcccagaaattaagggaaaaatccagaaattaagggaaaaattccagaaattaaggataaattccagaaattaagaaataaatccagaaattaaggataaattccagaaattaaggataaatcccagaaattaagggaaaaatccagaaattaagggaaaaatcccagaaattaaaggataaatcccagaaattaagggaaaatccagacattaagggaaaaatccagaaattaaggataaatcccagaaaaataaggaaaaatcccagaaaaattagggaaaatcccagaaaaattagggaaaattccagaaattagggaaaaatcccggaaataagggaaaaattcctggaaatcaaaataattcctaaataaaaggaaaaattcattgtaaacgtgtaggtcgctccacactttacggaaaaacgaaaccctgtaagggaacaaatagaccTAACTTatgcgaaacctattcaatgtttcccaaaagttggggggcaaatgatagggataaataaattatgattgtataattaaatactgcattaattgtacaagctgttggctactaggcccaataaaaagatatatgaaactcagaccagaaaggttaagcctgatggaccagatcaggcctgatggaataaaaaaggcccaaaagccctaattattaattaatttcgtaattaattaataagggaaaaatcagctattgagaagagtcccgataaggatataaatccttatagattagcctcaaggggacctaaaaggataagggatcagcttcctacttcctaggactcctaagtctatcctaattcaaaGGCTTgttcaccaagtctcctataccaagtccaattcaaggaccaccaacatctatataaggggtctcacccccacccatcagaactacgttttttgacttgattcttggcaatcagcaaggtacgtaggcatcttgttaaggcagattgagtcacgaaacacaagagcagtcaaatcgagccttggagctcacattccttagtattaaatacagcaattatatatagtagttttaatccataacacccACCAAATTGGTAAAGTACTCCACTGCTGTTCTCGAAATGTCTTTGTGAGTTGTGTGAATGACCCCTAAATCATCCTCCAAACTCAACAGTTTGTTAGTGTTCCATCTACCCTTGCAAGAATTAAAGAAGTACCTATTATTGCCATCACCTTTGTTAAGCCAATTGATCCTAGATTTTTGCTTAAGAAGAGTTTCTTCTTTGAGAAGAGCAGAACCTAGTTTAGAAATTAAGGACCTTTCCTCAACACATTGAGAGTAAGTAGGAACAATGTTTAAATGACTTTGAAAATCAGCTAAGTCTTGTCTTGCGGCATTAACCTCCTGATGTAAGTTTCCCACTTCTCTATTCAACGATTTGAGAGCATGCTTAACACCTTTCAATTTAGACGTTAGCCTAAACCAAGGTGAACCAGCCACATCCAAATCCCATGCCATGGCAACcactttcaagaaatcttcatGCTCAATGAGGTGATTAAAAATTTGGAAAGGTTTGCAGATACGAGTTTTCGGAACACCAAGGTGAATAACCGCAGGGCTGTGATCAGAGAGGCCTCGAGGCAAAAAGGTGACAGACGATAGATCAAACACTTCCAACCATTTAGCATTAACCAAGACTCTATCCAGCTTTCTATGGAGAGGTTCAGAGATATTGCCATCCCACCAAGTGAAAAATTTCCCCCTATATTGCAAATCTGTAACCCCTAATTGTTGCACACAGTGCTTAAACTCCATCATAGCCACATTTCTACCATGCTGAGCTCCCGTACTTTCATCATCAGCCAAAAACGCATTAAAATCACCCAATAAGCACCAAGGTAGGCTATCCAAGTCAATACCCCCATCCGAGCTCAGATTATACAAATCGGTCCATAATGCCCTTCGGTCAATAACATCATTATAGGCATAAATGGCCGTgaccacacagttacaagatccGTCAAATCTAGAAACAAGACAAGATAGATGCTGAGCTGAAGCTCGAATGAGATTAACCTTCCAGAGAGAAGAGTCCCAACCAAGCCAAATTCTGCCATTATAATGGAAATCATAGTTATTAAGCCAACTAAATCTAGGAGCAATATTCGAAGAAATAAAACCAAAATTTTCCTTTTTGACATGAGTTTCAAGGAGAGCACAGAAGCTAATTTTATTGGTGCTAATAAAATCCTTGACGAAGGCCATCTTCGAGTTGAGCCCTCGTATATTGTAGGAACAAAAATCTATCTCCATAAAAATTATTTCGATAGAGGTGGGGAAGCTTTCCCCAAGCTATTACGCTTCTTCTTTTGCTTCTTTCTAGAGTTCCGAGAGCCAGATGCCGTATCCTTCAATGCCCCCTTCTTGAGATCAACCTCATCCACAGATTTGAGGTTTTTAAAATTCATGGGCATGGCAGGGGATGTATCCTCATCACCAGAATCCAATCTATGTCCTTTACGCTTTACTTCTGTCCAACCTTCCTCTAGAACAGGTTCTTTAACAGTAGTTTCAGCATCATGATCCTGGGCCAAAGTCTCCTCAGGTAAACTAGAAGTACCTGTTCCCTTGGCTAGAGCAGGCTCTTCCTCACTCGTAATattctcctttttcttttgtGCCCAAACACGTCACACTTTAGGACATACTGCAGCAGTGTGGCCTAAAGACTTACATCCAGAACAAATCAAAGGCCTAAAGGGGTAAGTAACCTGAACTGTTTCCATCGACATTGCACCAGATACCGGATCAAGAACAGCAGCTTTAATTTCATTCGGGAGAGGGTCACCAATTGTATATTTCACACACATTTTTGCAAAAGGAATAATATCTAGCTTAGATGTTAAAGAATCTGCCCCCAGAGGTCTTCCTACTGCACTAGCTAAACGACTCAGGCCCTCATCTGTCCAATAACAAATGGGAACATTGCTCAATTTAATTCATAACGGCATGGTTTCTATACAAGCTTCACCCGGTTTTGTACCCCATCCAGTAACCACCATCGGTCGTTGACCAATATACCAAGTTCCTCGTGAAAGAAAGACATTCATACTATTAAGATCCGAGAACTTAAACACAAATGTGCTAGCATCTTTTTGAAATACATTAGTCAGGCCCCTCTTTCTCCAAAAAGAGTCCACAAATTCGGCTACTTTGCGAAAAGTCTGATGTCCTTTAGTGAAAGTACCCACCACAGAATTTTTGTACTTATCATTCCCGCGTTTTAATACTTCAATCGGAGGTTCCACAGTGCCCGAATTATTATCAACAGGGAAATAATCAAACTTGGCTTTGATCTCCTCCTTCTTTAACATGCTTGCCCAAGTCTTATTAACCCCTTCCTTAGTTCTTGCCGGTTCTGACGCCTTATCCTCTTTTTCAATCCCATAATCATCCTTAACACCCGAAACCCCAACATCACTCTTCGTAAAATTGGCAGTTTCCTTCGCAGAACTGTTCTTCGGAGAATGCACCTTCTCACCCTCAGCAGTTGGACCATTTTTTACCTCATTGTCTACCCCTCTATTTATCACTTTCTGAAAAGCGAGTTTTATAGGAAAGCCAAAATCATCCCTGTCCTGAAATCTATCCTCAGCTCCTTGCATACAGCCATTAAAGTCCCTGTCTTCTTTAAGAATCTCAGTTTCCGCATCCCTCAAAGAAATTCCATTTCTAGAAATGATTTCTCTTAATTTCAAGTTTTGCTCTCGGGCCTTAAATAGCTCATCACGCTCATTCCTGTTGATAGCGTATGCAGCCTTAGCGACTCTGTTAATAGTTAATTTTTCAATGGCTTCTTGATTAGTTTCATGCCGCATCTCCTCTTCATCTGAGCTCTCCCAATCAGCAACCTCCACCTGAATGCCTCCTGGAAGAGAACTAGGAACACCTTCCAATTGAACTTTCCTCTCCCCTTTTTTAAGCTCCTCAGCTTCCACCCATCTAACTGCGGAATCCGGACTTAAAATACCTTCTTCATCAGTGTTAAAggccacaacttcatcctttttaTTAAAAGGCTCCCCACTAGGCATTAACACCGGAAAATCTACAACTTCTCTCCGAGCATTAATAAGATCCAAACCGTCCTCCTCGGATAAATCTTGCATGAAACCCGGAACTCCATCGGAGTCACAATCTGAACCTTGAGACACCATATCCCCTCTGAGTCTTAAAACCTCATGCCCATTATCAACCTTTTCACCAGATTCACCAACACCCGCTCCTCCTCGAAGCCTGAGTACCTTATACTTCCCTTCCTTCGCAGAATATGAATCCTTCGCAAGTAGTCGGCCATAAGAATAATCAATTTTTCCGGCAAATCCCCCCTTTTTAGATGCAGCAATACACCTAGAGTCAGGAATATCACCCCCATATTTCTCCTTCAAGCTATGAATTAGATCATCTCCTTCTTTGAGAAGTTTGAGAGTAGAGTCTCTCAATTTAGCAAAATTATCCTTATCATCAACAATTTTCTTAGCTTGCGGCCTCGAAAAACCCAA contains:
- the LOC141704650 gene encoding uncharacterized protein LOC141704650, with the translated sequence MAFVKDFISTNKISFCALLETHVKKENFGFISSNIAPRFSWLNNYDFHYNGRIWLGWDSSLWKVNLIRASAQHLSCLVSRFDGSCNCVVTAIYAYNDVIDRRALWTDLYNLSSDGGIDLDSLPWCLLGDFNAFLADDESTGAQHGRNVAMMEFKHCVQQLGVTDLQYRGKFFTWWDGNISEPLHRKLDRVLVNAKWLEVFDLSSVTFLPRGLSDHSPAVIHLGVPKTRICKPFQIFNHLIEHEDFLKVVAMAWDLDVAGSPWFRLTSKLKGVKHALKSLNREVGNLHQEVNAARQDLADFQSHLNIVPTYSQCVEERSLISKLGSALLKEETLLKQKSRINWLNKGDGNNRYFFNSCKGRWNTNKLLSLEDDLGVIHTTHKDISRTAVEYFTNLVGVMD